A region of Bradyrhizobium sp. CCBAU 53351 DNA encodes the following proteins:
- a CDS encoding IS110 family transposase: MDTVIGVDLAKNVFQLHGASMAGHLKFRKKLSRLQFRKFMAGHPSAVVVMEACGSAHYWAREMVKLGHEVKLIAPQYVKPFVKRQKNDAADAEAIVIAAQRPEMRFVEPKSEEQQARAVLFRARKRLVHQRTDLVNALRSVLYEFGHIIPQGIEQLKRIDAILEDPNSDLPELVREECRSLIDQIAYKTERIDAKAEQLKKLATRTVTAQRLQTMPGVGPLTALAIEAFAPDMAAFRRGRDFAAWLGLVPRQHSSGGKERLGRVSKEGQADIRQLLIVGAMSRLNWLGRKSIPSGSWLAQMLARKPRMLVAIALANKMARTIWAMLTRKEDYRNPAQAVTA, translated from the coding sequence ATGGATACGGTGATCGGAGTGGATCTAGCCAAGAATGTGTTTCAGCTCCACGGGGCGTCAATGGCGGGACACTTGAAATTTCGAAAGAAACTGTCGCGGCTTCAGTTTCGGAAGTTCATGGCGGGCCACCCATCGGCAGTGGTGGTGATGGAAGCCTGTGGCAGCGCCCACTATTGGGCACGGGAGATGGTCAAGCTCGGCCATGAAGTGAAACTGATCGCTCCGCAATATGTGAAGCCTTTTGTGAAACGCCAAAAGAACGACGCGGCTGATGCCGAAGCAATCGTGATCGCGGCACAGCGCCCCGAGATGCGCTTCGTCGAGCCGAAATCGGAAGAACAGCAGGCCAGGGCAGTGCTCTTTCGGGCTCGGAAGCGCCTTGTTCATCAGCGCACCGATCTGGTGAATGCGCTGCGTTCTGTTCTCTACGAATTCGGCCATATCATCCCGCAAGGAATCGAACAACTTAAACGCATTGACGCAATCCTCGAAGATCCGAACAGCGATCTACCAGAACTGGTCCGCGAGGAATGTCGGAGTCTCATTGATCAGATCGCCTACAAGACGGAGCGGATCGATGCCAAGGCAGAGCAGCTCAAGAAGTTGGCGACGCGGACGGTCACGGCGCAGCGGCTGCAGACAATGCCGGGGGTCGGCCCGCTGACCGCACTCGCGATCGAGGCTTTCGCGCCCGACATGGCGGCCTTTCGACGTGGCCGAGACTTCGCGGCTTGGCTCGGCTTGGTCCCACGGCAACATTCCTCAGGGGGAAAGGAAAGGCTCGGACGCGTTTCGAAGGAAGGACAGGCGGACATTCGCCAGTTGCTCATCGTTGGGGCGATGTCGCGGCTGAACTGGCTCGGGCGCAAGTCGATCCCTAGCGGATCCTGGCTGGCGCAGATGCTGGCGAGGAAGCCGCGCATGCTTGTGGCGATCGCCTTGGCGAACAAGATGGCTCGGACGATTTGGGCCATGCTCACCCGGAAGGAGGATTATCGGAACCCAGCGCAGGCAGTGACGGCATGA
- a CDS encoding LrgB family protein, with amino-acid sequence MKDNPFSLWVYLSQSPLLWLTVTLLVYAIADAVSLALRRHALANPVLHAVWIIGAFLFATGTPYAIYFGGAQFVHFLLGPATVALAVPLYENRKIVLASIVPMLAALVAGSVTAVFSIVLLAEAAGLPREVILSLAPKSVTAAVAMGISETLQADPSLTAVAVILTGIMGATVVTRLMNRTGITDFRARGFAAGIAAHGIGTARAFQVDEVAGVFSGIAMSLNALITSFLVPLALTVLMR; translated from the coding sequence GTGAAGGACAATCCGTTCTCCCTCTGGGTCTATCTCTCGCAATCCCCGTTGCTTTGGTTGACGGTCACCTTGCTGGTCTATGCAATCGCGGATGCCGTGTCGCTTGCGCTTCGCCGTCATGCCCTTGCCAATCCCGTGCTGCACGCGGTCTGGATCATCGGCGCGTTTCTATTCGCAACTGGCACGCCGTATGCGATCTATTTCGGCGGAGCGCAGTTCGTGCATTTCCTGCTCGGCCCGGCAACCGTCGCGCTCGCGGTCCCGCTATACGAAAATCGCAAGATTGTCCTTGCCTCGATCGTGCCGATGCTGGCAGCGCTCGTTGCGGGCTCGGTCACGGCCGTCTTCTCGATTGTGCTGCTTGCGGAGGCTGCCGGCCTGCCTCGCGAGGTGATCCTGTCCCTTGCCCCGAAGTCGGTAACGGCCGCGGTCGCAATGGGCATCAGCGAAACGCTGCAGGCGGATCCGTCTCTGACGGCAGTCGCGGTCATCCTCACCGGGATCATGGGAGCGACCGTTGTCACGCGATTGATGAACCGTACCGGCATCACCGATTTTCGGGCTCGTGGCTTTGCGGCAGGAATCGCCGCGCACGGGATCGGCACCGCGCGAGCATTTCAGGTGGACGAGGTGGCTGGCGTGTTTTCTGGAATTGCTATGAGCCTAAACGCACTAATCACATCTTTCCTCGTACCGCTAGCGCTCACAGTGCTAATGAGATGA
- a CDS encoding aldehyde dehydrogenase family protein, translating into MGDNSPIRGWPMRWRASLPALSVQRGAFLQTDGKRIGNEGFFVESTVLTGTSPEACIMNEESFGRSRQIIAFKSYDEVAEEANRRLVPSGPTA; encoded by the coding sequence ATGGGGGACAACTCGCCAATTCGCGGCTGGCCGATGCGATGGAGAGCTTCGTTGCCGGCGCTGTCAGTCCAGCGCGGCGCATTCTTGCAGACCGATGGCAAGCGCATTGGCAACGAAGGGTTCTTCGTCGAGTCAACGGTCCTGACGGGGACCTCGCCCGAGGCGTGTATCATGAATGAAGAGTCGTTTGGCCGCTCGCGCCAGATCATTGCATTCAAGAGCTACGACGAGGTCGCCGAGGAGGCCAATCGACGGCTTGTGCCTTCGGGGCCGACCGCTTGA
- a CDS encoding CidA/LrgA family protein, giving the protein MLASLSLILLCQLAGEVITRGLGLPLPGPVLGLLLLLILLLARDRFSSIARGPLRNSGVETASKGLLKHLSLLFVPAGIGVVEKLDLLATHGLAIILILAVSVMVTLLATVLTFRLISRLFSEAP; this is encoded by the coding sequence ATGCTTGCAAGTCTCAGTCTTATCTTGCTCTGCCAACTCGCCGGCGAAGTCATCACCCGGGGCCTCGGCCTACCGCTGCCAGGTCCCGTGCTCGGGCTCCTGCTCTTGCTGATTCTGCTGCTTGCCCGTGACAGATTTTCAAGCATCGCTCGAGGCCCACTACGAAATAGCGGCGTGGAAACAGCAAGCAAGGGGCTGCTCAAGCATCTGTCGCTCCTGTTCGTCCCAGCCGGCATTGGCGTCGTGGAAAAGCTCGATCTCCTCGCGACGCACGGGCTCGCTATAATATTGATCCTTGCTGTCTCGGTCATGGTGACTTTGCTTGCGACGGTTCTGACGTTCCGCCTTATCAGTCGGCTGTTCAGCGAGGCACCGTGA
- the istB gene encoding IS21-like element helper ATPase IstB has product MTSGATSIDAARVELLLNELRLPGVKAIWPKLAAQSDKEGWPAARFLAALAEHEAADRTRRRIERHMVEARLPAGKTLATFEFESVPMLSKAQAMALAAGDVWLKTGANLLLFGPPGGGKTHLGAAIGLALVEDGWRVLFARTTDLVQRLQVARRELALESAIAKLDRYDLLILDDITYVSKDQAETSVLFELIASRYERRSLLITANQPFGEWGRIFPDQAMTLAAIDRLVHHATILEMNVESYRRKVALDRRRGPGRPPVHATPNELEKAVTDAGNAA; this is encoded by the coding sequence ATGACCAGCGGAGCTACCTCCATCGATGCCGCCCGCGTCGAGCTGCTGCTCAATGAGTTGCGCCTGCCCGGCGTCAAGGCGATCTGGCCGAAGCTCGCCGCGCAGTCGGACAAGGAAGGCTGGCCCGCCGCCCGCTTCCTTGCGGCCCTTGCCGAGCACGAGGCAGCCGATCGCACCCGCCGCCGCATCGAACGACACATGGTGGAAGCGCGTTTGCCCGCCGGCAAGACGCTCGCCACGTTCGAGTTCGAGAGCGTGCCTATGCTGTCAAAGGCACAGGCGATGGCGCTCGCCGCCGGTGACGTCTGGTTGAAGACCGGCGCCAATCTGCTGCTGTTCGGTCCACCCGGCGGCGGCAAGACCCATCTCGGCGCAGCGATCGGCCTGGCTCTCGTCGAGGACGGTTGGCGCGTTCTCTTTGCACGTACCACTGATCTGGTGCAGCGGCTGCAGGTGGCCCGGCGCGAGCTGGCGCTGGAGTCCGCAATCGCCAAGCTTGACCGCTACGACCTCCTGATCCTCGACGACATCACATATGTGAGCAAGGACCAGGCGGAAACCAGCGTATTGTTCGAGCTGATCGCCTCCCGCTACGAGCGACGCTCGCTGCTGATCACGGCCAATCAGCCATTTGGCGAATGGGGGCGTATCTTCCCCGATCAGGCGATGACACTGGCGGCGATCGATCGCCTGGTGCACCACGCCACGATCCTCGAGATGAACGTCGAGAGCTACCGTCGAAAAGTTGCTCTCGATCGCAGGCGCGGTCCAGGCCGGCCGCCGGTTCACGCCACTCCAAATGAACTCGAGAAGGCGGTGACTGACGCTGGCAATGCCGCTTGA
- the istA gene encoding IS21 family transposase: MTYRLTLSPEAAAAKAGFSKASAYRIEDDLRLPSQKKVPRGRRRSDPLVPYWDAEIVPILKAAPGIRVIGVLDELRRRHPDLNPNIRRTLERRINAWRALNGPEQDVIFRQEHEPGRLGLSDFTDTSPLGIAIAGETLDHRLYHFRLAFSGFEHAHVVLGGESFVALAEGLQNALWALGGVPREHRSDSLSAAFRNLAADAREDLTQRYAALMGHYGMAPTRNNAGIAHENGSIESAHGHLKRALEDALLLRGTRDFISLDAYRAFVDEIVGRRNANLAKRIALEKEALAPLPKGRTTDFEEKVIPVTSSGGFILRRVFYTVPSRLIGHRLRVRIFDDRLECFLGVTPVGTLRRGRPVSENHGGHVVDYRHVIHALRRKPMALVNLVYRDQLFPRAAYKRLFETLREHGDDRRACKVTVELLALAHERACEAELAEAIATALDAGRLPDLAALRDRFRPEAASIPSVAVKLASLDVYDELASVSVVSAHSNLGGAA; encoded by the coding sequence ATGACCTACCGACTGACATTGTCTCCCGAGGCCGCGGCGGCCAAGGCGGGGTTCTCGAAAGCGAGCGCGTATCGGATCGAGGACGATTTGCGCCTGCCATCGCAGAAGAAGGTGCCGAGAGGCCGGCGACGGTCCGATCCGCTCGTGCCCTATTGGGACGCCGAGATCGTTCCGATCCTGAAGGCTGCGCCCGGCATCCGCGTGATCGGCGTGCTGGACGAGCTGCGCCGTCGGCATCCCGACCTCAACCCCAACATCCGACGCACGCTGGAGCGGCGCATCAATGCCTGGCGGGCGCTCAATGGCCCTGAACAGGACGTGATCTTCCGCCAGGAGCACGAGCCCGGTCGTCTGGGTCTGTCCGACTTTACCGATACAAGCCCGCTCGGCATTGCCATTGCTGGTGAGACGCTCGATCACCGGCTCTACCACTTCCGGCTGGCGTTCTCCGGCTTTGAGCATGCCCATGTCGTGCTCGGCGGCGAAAGCTTCGTCGCCCTGGCCGAGGGCTTGCAGAACGCCCTGTGGGCGCTCGGCGGCGTTCCGCGGGAGCATCGCAGCGACAGCCTGTCGGCAGCATTCCGCAATCTGGCGGCCGACGCGCGGGAGGATCTGACACAGCGCTACGCCGCGCTGATGGGCCACTACGGCATGGCGCCAACGCGCAACAATGCGGGCATTGCACACGAGAACGGCTCGATCGAGAGCGCGCACGGTCATCTCAAACGAGCGCTGGAGGATGCGCTGTTGCTGCGGGGCACGCGCGACTTCATCAGTCTCGATGCCTACCGGGCTTTTGTCGACGAGATTGTCGGCCGGCGCAACGCCAACCTCGCTAAGCGGATCGCGCTCGAAAAGGAAGCACTGGCGCCACTGCCGAAAGGCCGCACGACCGACTTCGAGGAGAAGGTGATCCCGGTGACGTCGTCAGGCGGCTTCATCCTGCGGCGCGTGTTCTACACTGTGCCTTCAAGACTGATTGGCCATCGCCTGCGTGTGCGCATCTTCGACGACCGGCTCGAATGCTTCCTCGGCGTCACGCCGGTCGGGACGCTGCGGCGCGGGCGGCCTGTGTCGGAGAACCACGGCGGGCATGTCGTTGATTATCGGCACGTCATCCATGCCCTGCGGCGCAAGCCGATGGCGCTCGTCAATCTCGTCTATCGCGATCAGCTCTTCCCGCGCGCGGCTTACAAGCGCCTCTTCGAGACCTTGCGGGAGCATGGCGACGACCGGCGCGCCTGCAAGGTGACGGTCGAGCTTCTGGCTCTGGCCCATGAGCGAGCCTGCGAAGCCGAGCTCGCCGAGGCGATCGCGACCGCTCTCGATGCCGGACGGTTACCCGATCTTGCGGCATTGCGCGATCGCTTCCGACCCGAGGCGGCCTCGATCCCGAGTGTCGCCGTCAAGCTGGCGTCGCTCGACGTCTACGATGAGCTGGCCTCCGTCAGCGTCGTGTCGGCCCACTCGAACCTGGGAGGAGCAGCATGA